The stretch of DNA GTCCCGTATGTCTACCGCGACCTTTCTTCGGTGACCGAAGACGACCCAATCCCTGCAGGCGAGAAGCAGATGGCCGCTTTGCATATAAGAGAAAACACCTCGTTTGATCTCGACAAGGTGAGATCAGCGACGTCAATTTGCGCATTTTCTCATCGCATTCGACAACGCTAACGCGGTTTAGACCTTTTCAGAAAATTTGGGATAGTGGATTAGGGCTCTGCTCATGGTTAATCGAATTGAAAGAAAATCCTGCTCTCCGAGCAGATAACGTGGAGCTGCAACGCCTTCGCGATTCTTTATTTTCCGATGAACCTCGCAAAATATTGGAACTGGGTGTGTTTTGATTTTCGATGTTTTTTATACGGATGTTAATATTGATGATAGGTGCCGGTGTTGGAATTCTTCTCGCTGTAATTGCAACTTTGAGGTCGGATCTGACCAATGTCAAGACAGGAACTGACAACCTTTTCGCAACTGATGTTGGTCAGTGTCTTTTTtctgcctttcccttttcggCTTCTGATAATGTTCatctcaaaaaagaaagcgcCATGCCCCTTCTAGAAGAAAACATCTCCATCAATGATATTTATTACAAATCTAACCCTCCAAAAGCACTGGTCCTTGATTGGGACGACGAAGAACTCCCAGAAGCAGTCAAGACACTTCAAAATCTCGATGCCATCGTGTAAATCATGCCTTTCAACTCGTTCTCCCAAGATTAGCTAAATGCGCATTTACCTTTTCAGAATGGCAGACGTAACCTACAACACCGCTTCGTTCCCTTCACTCTGCCGTACACTGTCCACTCTCGTCCGCATGGGCCCCAAAGCGCCCACTGTAATTCTGAGCTACAAGGTCAGAGACGACGCGGAACGCGATTTCTGGAAAATGGCGGTGGACGTAGGGATTGATTTCGTCAAAATCGGTCAGCGCGTGGGTGCTGGTGGTGCGCCAATAGAAATTTGGTCGGGGCATGTACGGCAAGTGTAGAGGATTGTTTGGTTTGATGTTTTGAAGTACAACGTTGACctgttcaattttttttttggacgGGGCATTGCGAACGATTCAAAAATAGGTACAAAATGACGGATATAAACTGCACACCAGAACAAAATATAACATTGTATTATGTCAAAACATCCATCATACCCGCGAAGTTAATCTACTTGACACCGTCGTCCTCGGATTCGTCAGAGTCTACCAAGGGAATGAATCGCCTGCCTTCTCTCTATAGATTATTTAAAATCAGCATTCCAAATGTCATGGGACCAAAAAATGTGTACCGTTGGCGAGCGTCGTGCCTTGTTAAACATCCCTTTAGGTTTACCAGCTAAAATTTCCAGACCAGCAGAAGCAAGCGTAGGAGGCTCCATGTGGCCTGTACCAAGCGTATGGACGTCCTCGACACTCTCCTTTTTTACATTGAAGCTCTGTCGCTGTAGAGTAGGTGTGTTCACAGGAATCCGCGGGTCTCGCAAAGATCTTTCGTCTCGAGAAGCAGAAACAATATCGGCATCACCAGAAGCAGCCATCATGCCACCAGCACTCGAAAAGGATGTTTGGGCGTGTAGAATCCTTGGCGGCCGAGCCTCTGTTGAAGTGAGCCCCGTCAAATTCACCATAGAAAACACAGGAGGCAGCATGTCGCTCGAGCTTTCCGACGCCAAATCATGAGTGCCAGTCAGTCTGAAAACACTTGACCTTCGATGGAGATTTTTGGAAGTAACTCGGGGTGAAGATACCGGCAAATCGCCTAGCGGTCGACGAGGAGTTGTGAAGGCAGGGACCGCGAATGTTCCACGGCGGCGCCCGGAAGATAAGGGCGTAGTTCTATCAGCAAGATTCGTAGGAGATAAGCCATTTGAGGGGCCAACCTTTTGGTCATTTCCCCGAGAAGAGGTATGAGATCTGGTGGAAATACGACGTATAGAGGCCAAGGGCGCTCTTTGAATAGGAGAAGAGCTTGGATTCGCAATCTCAGAAACCGAGGCATGCTTTGACGGGGATTTGCTGGGCAACTTATCAATCCGAGCCTTCTTGTGAACTGGTGTTGACATGGAAGGTGTAGTTGACACAGACTGAGGAGGTTTGTCGGATTCTACTCGTATCCGTTTTCCTAGATTATTCAACGCAGGTTCCTGAATGGTTGCCGGAAATTTATAGGATGTCACGAAATTTGATAAAGTCTCTGTCAAGTTCGTTTTTAAAGCGTCTATATGCAGCGGTATGGCTTGAAGCAAAGGCAGCAAAGGCAGTACAGCAGCCATTATAGTAGCTTGTTTATCGAGCAGAATTTGCACAGCCTGGATTTGAGTTTGCAGAGCCTGAGTATGCGCCTGATTAAACTGTTATACATAATTTTATCAAAGTCAAGCAATCGAATTGAACGGAGGGTTATTATCATTGCACGATACCGATTGGATGGCATCCAGTCGTTGGTCAAGGCCACTCAAGCGATAGTTGACATCTTTAAACAGTTGCTCAACCATTGTGTCTTGTGCCGGGACTCCAACAGACTTTTGAATTTCCTTTTGGCTTCTATTGACTGTAGCAAAGGTGAACCCCGATATCAAACAGTGTCATAAAGCATTGCGGTATGTATAAAGAAGTCTCCCGAAACATACCGAGATCAACTATGTCTCCCATGAGGCTTTCACGGTCTTTGTCAAACAGAGAATGAATCGACTTGATTTCGGCCTTGGATTCTTTGATCTCTTCGAACAATTGGCCAACGTGTTTTCCAAACTTTTCAAAGTTAGCCTGTGTGTCATGCAGTAATACGCGCATCGAGGTCGCGTTTTTGTCCATAGGAGCAGAAGGAGGTGCCATGTACGCTATATCAGAAACAGATGTAGGTGCCCGTCTACTTGAGTGTAGCAAGTTTTCCCAGAGAGGCGTAGAGGCCATTGATGGTCGAGCTACTCCATAATTGATTGGGTTCACGTTTCCCGTCGTCGTAGCACTGGCACTAGTAGTGGCCGACATAAGGTCCTTCAGAATGAAAATTACGCAAGAACTTCTCGTTTTCAGAACGATGACCCGACAAAGGAATAAAGGTCTTGCGAGTCGTGAGGCGGTTTGGGAGACTTCAGAGATGCTATATGAGGGATGTTGAAATCAATATGGGGTTGGCTAATGCTGATATCTGGTGATAGTAAATTAATTAATAAAActtcccaaaaaaaaaagacgagTGTTAACAATTGGTAGTGAACGATCGAAATTTagtaaataaaataaaagagTCAAACTGGAACTCATCTAATAATTCAGACAGTTTTCGGCAGACCAAGCATGCTAATTTACCTTCCATAACTTCACCAGTGGCTGCCCATCGCATGCCAATCTCGACACACACGCTGGGCATATTTACGGACTACGCCAGCCCAAAAGCCAGTCTTACATACATAGGAAAACAAGACTGTAAACGCATCGTATGATCCTCAATTTACTTCCCGCATACACGCCTAAACTTAGTATCGCGATTAAGACCCATCAAAATGAGAAGCACTGAGAGAAAGAACAGAAGACAAGTTGTTCTAGGTTATGTGGAGCTAAGTTGTTTATTTGACCTAGTGCGCAGACATTATCAATGCGCCAAGTTCATGGCTCTGGCAAAAAAGAAGGGTTTGTCAGGGACATGTGTCTGCTATTCCTGGCAGCAAAAGCACACCTCAGAATCCAGCCAAATGGCAGGCATTACAGGAGAAGTTTGGATTGGGTCTAATAAGGTCTTGAGTGTTTCCCATCCTAGCACAATAGTGCGAGATTTCAGCAAATAATTGGGCAATAGGAATTGATGAAAAACCATACCGTTGGGTGCACTCGGTCAAGCAGGAGTGCTCTCGGGGGACGTGCGATGCGCTCTTCGAACAAGTATTGCTATTACAGTCAACCTGAGATGCAATAACATATACGTCAGAGACAACCTCACGCGACACGGCGACGATCCACTGTACGTACCTTCTGGCGATGATCCAGGATGATATGTTGGCATCTATATTGGCTTAAAACACGCAATACGTAACACATGTTGTTGAAGGGATTCTTGATTTGCGCTTTTGACATTTTTACCGTCGTAGAGTTGGATTAAGTATGAAATTGAGGAGTAGTAAGTTTCCTGAAAAAGTTGTGGGCTCCTTCAACCAAAATAAAATGGGGTATGATCGTTTTCTTAATGTGAATGCTAGAGATTTCGCCGGGGATTCCGCAATTTTGAGTGCGTAAAATTAAACAATTATAACGATTCGATCTGCATCCGTCGGTCGATTGGGGAAGCAAAGGTGAATTATTGATACACATCCTAAAAAAACAACCGGCAAATAAGTGTGTCTAAATAAGGACTCAACCTCTTCCCAAACCTGACACCAAAGATCTCGAGAAATATTGAGCCAGCGCAAGCCGTACGGTCTTGAGTCGCTCTAACGCTTCCTTTTCACCCCGGCATCCCAGTACCCGTATCAAGACAGCTAAATAATCATCACTGGCTCCTTGAGAAGTGCGGACAAATATTTCCTCAAGTTTTTGAAGTAAAAGGGAGGCACCAGATGACGGGAATAATGCTACGGGCGCTAAAGTGAAAACGACGATTATCAGGATGATTGCCACGAAATGTTCAAACACTGTTACTTACTATACCTCAGGAGTTTTGTTGCATCGCAAAGAACAACTGCCCACCACGACGTGGGGGCCACATCTTCGATAAAGATGGCGAGCAAATCCGCAGCTGCATCTTCATATTCTTGTTTATCCACTAATTCATGGAATCGAGCGTATCTGACAGCAAATATGAGTCTATGCACAAATACACCCTGAATCGCTGATTGCAATCTCAGCTCCTGGACTGAAGGTGCAATAGCAAGAGCGTATTGTGTAAACTTTCGAGGACCTAGGGATGGCGTCGATTAAATCCCAAAAATGTAAAACGGCGAGAGATCTCATACCGCTTGTGATATATTCGTCTAAGACGCGGTCTACGATCCGTGCAAGTCCCCGCCAATCTTCGGCCGATGTACAGTAGGACACTGCAAGACCGTAATCTTTTTCTGAAACCAAAGTTTGAGCAGCAATCTGATCATTTGGTGAGTATTGATAATATCTTCTAAGGTCAATGAAGATGATCACAAACCCGGCAGACGGTCCTTCTGACATGTTCACGTTTGTATTCGAAGCAGGTTTTATTGACATCTTTCAAAACGCCCACAATGTCGCCTGCTCGAATACGGCTGTCGACCATGAGGTTAGAGTTCTGTTGGTGCAACTTTAAGGGGACACGTAGTAAAACTTCATCGGCTCGTTTCTGCCCTATTTCGCCGCATGAATACATATAGTCCACGGTAACCCTCCAAAGTGCCGGGTCTGAATGTAAATGATCAGCATAAGATAGCACATAATGATCGCGAATCGATATTTCGGACCTATGAAGTGGTGAAACCTTGTTAGTATTAATGTGCAACACGTGATAAAACCTTACTCTTCGTCGACCGTAGAGTCAATGAGGTCAATGAACTCCATAATGTCCGCTAGGTGAGCAGATAGCCAACTGTCCAATTGATGGGCATGATGGAGGGTTTCAGTATGATTAGCCGTAAATAGCGAGGCATGCAGCATGTCCTCTGGGTCCGTGGGGTCTGGGGGCATGTCGGCAATTACTGAGGCTGCAACTTCACTGGATAAATGCTTTAATGACATATGTCGTTATAATATACAACTTACTTACAATAATTCATCTCTCCTCATTCGAGGATCCACAAAGGTGCACCAAGCAACGCAGACCTCTTTCCAGTCGGCGCCCATGTCTTCGCAAATACGTTGAATGACATCGTGCCGGCCTTCGAGAATTCCAACTATATCACTTAGTTTGTCCCACCAATTATCGAAGCCGTCGGATCGGTCTACTTCAGGAACACGGTCCATGTCAATACGCAGTGCTTTCACCTTCTCTCGCCATCGACGAAACGCAAAAGCAAAGTCGCTTTCAGCTTTGAAATCGACTAAACTGGGTTGCGATTCTACAAGCGGAATGAGAGTGCTAGTAATTGTCTGAAGTTTTTCCGATGGGTGCTTTTCCAGAACGCCTAAGAAAAATACAGAAGCCTTGGAAAGGCCACGTAGAATAGCTCTAAGGTTGGTGAGTGCCACATGATATTATCAGGCATCCAATCAACGGACTTACCGAGTCAAGTATGGCCAAAACAATTCGTCCTCCCAGGGTCTATCCAACGCACTCAATTGGACTCCTTCTTCGGTTGATGGCTCTATAAAATGTGTGTTGAGCCATACCATGAGGGTCTCTCCCACAGGTGCTCGTTCATCTCCAGGTTCTGGGAGAAACAAGCACACGAACAGTGAGAAACATGTGTACAATTTACGAAAGTGCTCGCTACTGGACTGGGACGAGCTGGTTTCAGGTGGAAGTGCTGGCGTCTGTGTGAAGAGCTCAAATTTATTTTGAGAGTgacgagaaaaagaaaggaagtgAGCGAACCGATGCATCGACCCAATGAGACTCGATAAAATTAGAATAATCGATGGAAAGTTTTCGGATATGTATCAAGATTTCTGAGTCGCTGGTCCTTTGGATATGATATCAGAAAAATTAGCCAATGAGAGCTGGATTGTGTTAAATATCCACCAATGAATAACCTTTGAGGTCGCGTCTTGTTTAAGTTGTCTCATAGTAGTGAATATCTGCAAGGTGTCTGTGAGAAACTAGAACGAGATTAATCTCATGCAGCAGTAGTTAGAAGATGGAGACAGCCTCACAAGACGCCTTCCGGAAGAAGGAGCGTTATCCAAACTGGCAATGTATAGAGATTGCTCATCCTCCAGTGTGTGACCGTCGTCTGCAGTTGGTGGGTTCTACGACCATGCATTAATGGAAGCCCAGAGAATTGAGTTTGAAGGGCCAATCACCAGGTTCGTGGCATAAATGGCCAAGGAGTTGTCCAACGGAGACAGCACAGAAGATAGAGTTTGACCAGCATTGACAAAGTCCTGGAACTTGCCTGCCTCCACCAAATGTGGAACGAGATTGAGGTAATCAGTCCCCATTTTACATGTATCGATGGGTTAAAACACGCTTCAAGGCAATTGGTGGCCTTTAAGGAAATAGTGATAGAGTTTTCGTGAACAACGGTACGCGCATATGAAGAGGCGCGTCAACAACCGCGAACAAGGGTCAAACTTTACCACAGTCACACGTGATCCATACTGTGCCGTTTAGTCAAATAACCTCAAAACATCCGAATCTGCTTGTAACTTAACAAGTTACTACACTGCTCCTCTACTTCTACGCCGTTTGTTTACTCTTCTGATTGCTGATAATTAATCTTTTAAAACTTTCCGATTTCGAGGTACCAACCAGGGACATATGACTCGTCTGAGCAGAAACTTTTGCAGTGGGGAGCCGTTATATCACACTCTAATAATAAAAGACTTCCTTTAGCCAATAACACTGTGAGTAACACTACTAAATACGTTGCGCGTTTCTGGTATCTGTGTGCTATGTCAAGGTTCTTTGTGCTCCGCTAGATCTATTTCACCAATACAGCTTCCTCTAGTCCTTTGGCCACACTTTGCTTGGATTCTGTATCTGCTTAGATGCGTGGTCGTGCTATTTGTTTCTGAAGTTCACAATTCACAATTTCCCTCTTTTTGGGACAATCATCACCATAGGACAAGGCGGCCTTGCAACCCTTTTCAGCGGCTGTAATTGACCAAGAATCCGCTAGCCACATAGAGAACGTAGCATCAATATATCTTTACAGTCTGAACAATAACAATGTGGGTGCTGAGGTATCGACAACTTGAATGTGCAGGTCATATACTGAAAACTGTTTCCTGTATTATTTGGCCCAATCGTGTACGTATGCATTCTTCACCGCGTTACATGACCTGCCTTCCGTTCCATTGACCAACTTGACTTATTCAGACCTTGTGCAACCGTCAAAGGCAGATCGGGAACCTCCAGAAATTATCAGCAATTTTACATGCTTAGCTCGTGTCTGCCAGAATTGCCTCTCAGTGAACTCTTCTTGATATTTTCAGCTTTGATGTCCTATTGACAGCGGCTCCACTGTGAACTGCGGAATCATTCTTCGGTGAGGAATTGCTATTGTGCAAACCCTTTTTGACAAGTTTTAGGGTTTCTGAATCGACAGGACTTCTAACAAATACAAATTACACCCATAGAAAATATCAATGTGCAATAGATCAGAAGTCTTCGGCATCAACCCAGACTTCCGAATCTGTAGTATCAACTGCCTCTAAGTCGTCTAAACGAACAAGCCTCCTGGCATCCTTCGCACCCGGCACACCAGGTCTGGCAGTGACGTCCCAACGCGCTGGCCTATTCTCAATGTCCTGCAGCATTTCTGCAAGGAAGGTCTCGCCATCAATGTCATACCTGGATAAGAAGATGTTCCAGCCAAGGAAAAGTCGGCTTCTCGCATCTCTGTGCGTATCGTGTGCGTCATTGTCATCGTCGGAATTGGATGAGAAGGCATATAGTTGGCTGAGCGATGGTAGAGTCACCACGATCCCTTCTTCATGAGAATACGACACATCAAAGTTTTGTATCATCCCAATATTACAACCTCGTTGAAGCAGCTTAAACGCATTTGGGCCGCCTTCACGTAGACGTCGGTCATTTGGGTGTACGTCGACAACAGGAGGAGACCAACGCGGGAATACATAAACGCACTCGTTCTCAtgatcatcttcgtcatcgtcgtcagtTTCTTCTTCGCTATCACTGCTGTCTCTGTGGGCAAAAATAGAACCCATGACGCGGTGCTGCCGCAATTCGTGAAGCGAGATAGCATGGTCCTCGAATTCATCTGAATCGAATGCCACATAATCGTCTGCGGAATCATCTCCTTGCGAGTCTGATTCTTCGCTAAGGGGAAAGATTCCTTTCCAGGGATCCACACTATCTGTCTGGTATCTTTGGGACGTTTCACCCGAGTCCACAAATCCTGTGTCAAGAGGTGAATGTCCTTTGAATTTCTTCAAAGTGGATGAAATAGCCTTGACCATAAAAACCGGTACTGGTCGGCGCTTAACAGGAGCTCTACAGGTGGGACAAGATTTTGAACGCATGAGGATATAATGTGGATCCGTTAATTCGTCAGGGTCTATGTCCATGTCGTCCGTTGTTGGGGGAGCCTTTTTAAACCATTCTGTAAGACACAGCAGGCATAGAACATGTCCACATGGCGAGATTCTAGGAGAAAAATTGTGATGTATATTACAGAGTAGATTCAGGCTTTACTTACGCAAATGGTTGGTCTGGAAGATCCATACATATTTGGCATAACACTGATGATTCAATAGTAGAAAGTATCTGTCAGAAGCAGGAGCAATTAATTGTTGGCGATTTGGTCACTCAAAAGATGTACCtcttcatttttcttttgtttttctttcacctTTACGAGTTccgtttctttctctttgatAGTCTATGATACTTCGTTATACCCCAATTGAACGTATGACTTGAAGAACATACCGAATTAGCGGCAACCAGCTCTGATTTAACTTCGTCAAGTTGCTGAATACACAAAACCGTTAACAAACATGTAAGCAAAAAACATACAAGAATGGTCAGGTTACCTTTTGATCTCGTTTAGATTTCTTTCTAGAATCTTGTAGGGCCTCCTTCAAACTTTCAATCTCTTTCCTCATTCGGTCGAATTCTGCAGCAGCCAGAGATCCTCTGAAGCCGTCATGCCGAAGTCTATCCTGTCTATCGTCGCTCCCAGAGCGCTGTGGGGGGTCCCTTTGATGTTGGCGACTCTGAAGAAATGACGTAGACAGATCATGGTCCAAATCTGGTGGATGGGCAAGTGCATCAAATACACGCGCGGATGCCTGCTTGGATGTAGCTTTCGAAATATATGGTCCAGATGCATCATGGGTACTTGGTACTCTGTTTTCAGGTCTGTCTGATGACCCTAGTATAAGGCCGGAATTCGACTTCTTTCTCTTTAATGCCCTGGGTTGACTGGGAGTGATTGGCAATGGTTTATCCTTTCCAGAGGTCTTATGACGATCATCACGAGAACGATTTCGgtgaggagaggaagaataTCGAGAATGGTTCCATTCTCTGTCGGACACAGTGGGGCGGTCGGCAGAGGTCGTAGTTTGCACTAGGTGTGCTACACGCATCCTGATAGCTTCACTTCCGGATCTAGGTCTTGTGCTTGATGAGCCTCTGATAGCATGCTGCGTCGTAGAGCCGTCAGACATAGTCGCACAGAGAAACGTTGTATTGGTTTGTGATAGGGTATGCAGCGGCTCCAGAAGCTTCGAACTTGAATCCACTTGAGACTGAAACACTCAGGAAACTTCACTCTCAAACCAGCGTCTTCGGAATATTAAGAGGAACTGCGAAATTAAATATGCATTCCCAGATAGATAGGGTATCTCACCTGTCTACACAATGCTGGATAATTAGACGCCTTTTGGAAAGTAAGTAAGTACTAGCTGCTGGGGCAAGTGTGCCAGGGGTTGGCTAGGGGAAAGGGGACAATGATACAATGAGCAATTGTTCCCGTGATCAAGACGTAATCACAGGTACCGATGGCCCAGATTAGATTAGCGCGTCGTAAAAATCCGAATCAAATACGGCCGAAAAGTTTATACGATTACTTTTAGACACAATCCAGTTCGTATCTCGAAATTTTATATTCAACCCGAACTTGACCTCTTACTACAACAATCTCAGGGGACTCTGCCTTTAACTTGACTGAAATGCCCGCAAACTCTGGCCGCGTTCTTCTCGCTTACTCTGGAGGTTTGGGTCAGTCTCCATGTGCATTCTCTTTCGCCGCGTCGTCTCATTTCAAATCAAGATACCTCCTGTATCCTCGCCTGGCTGATCGAGCAGGGATACGAGGTCTATGCTTTCATGGCCGACGTTGGTCAGGAAGAGGTAAATGGGCTCGTTTTGACGATTCCACATCCATAACTTGATCTCTTTCACAGGACTTTGCTGCGGCTGAGGCAAAGGCTCTCAAAGTCGGTGCCAAGAAATTCTTCCTGGAGGTGACTCGACAATAAATATAAACTAAGGGAACGATTTCTTACTCTTCTTTATCTCAGGACTTGAAGCGCGAGTTCGTGACTGAGCTCATCTACCCTGCCGTCCAGGCCAACTGCATTTACGAGGTATCTATTTAATTTTTGCGTCAATCTCCAACGATAATTTATCGGTTTTCAGAATGTCTACCTTCTTGGTACTTCACTTGCCCGGCCAGTTATTGCGCGTGGCATGATTGCTGTCGCCGAACGCGAAGGCTGCGAGTAAGTTTAAATGCTGAATAGAGGCATTCCTTTATGATTTTTCTAAAACTTTGTCTCAACTAACTTGACCTTCCCAGCTACGTCTCTCACGGATGCACCGGCAAAGGAAACGATCAAGTTCGATTTGAACTTGCTTTCTACGGATTGAAGCCAGACATCAAGGTTATTGCTCCTTGGCGTCTCCCTGGTGCGTTCTACGCAATATTATACTCGTATGCTCGTGATCCCTAATTTTTGCATTAGACTTCTACAATCGATTCCCTGGTCGTCAATCTTTGCTTGCCTATGCCGAAAAATCTGGCATTCCCGTTGTCCAAACCGCGGCTAAGCCATGGTCGACGGATGAGAACTTGTTCCACATCTCGTACGAGGCCGGAATTCTGGAGGACCCCAACGTCACTCCCCCTGCTGATATGTGGAAGCTGACCACTGCTCCCGAAGATGCACCCACTCAACCGGAGCGCATTGCCATCGAATTCAAGGCTGGTCTCCCCACTCGCGTTGTTGTCCCTGAGCAAGCCAAAGAATACACCGACGCTGTTGAAATCTTCCTCGCCCTCAATGCTCTCGGAAGGAAACATGGTATTGGTAGAATCGACATCGTTGAGAACCGATTCATCGGCGTGAAGTCCCGTGGTTGCTACGAATCTCCTGGAGCTACTATTCTCCGTGCCGCACACGTCGATCTCGAAGGTCTTACTCTCGACAGGAACGTCCGCGCACTCCGCGATCAGTTCACCACCATTGAATTTAGCCGAATCCTCTATAACGGCCATTTCTTCACCCCCGAGCGCGAGTTCATCACCAGCTCCATCCCTGCCAGCCAAAGGACCGTCAACGGTCTCGTCAAATTGAAGCTCTACAAGGGCAACGTCGTCATTGAGGGACGTGAGAGCTCTGAGGTTTGTTTCTATTTAGCACATTGAAAATACGAGCGACTCATGACCggattttcattttcagggTCTTTACGATGAACAGCAATCCTCCATGGACGAGCTGGGCGGATTTGAGCCAACTGACACAACTGGCTTTATTGCCATCGAGTCAATTCGCATCAAAAAGTATGTGACGCGTTCCGTGCAACTATTAATCAGTTTCCTGATCATCATTGTTACTTTCGTCAAGGTGGGCGCAAGCCAACATTCGCAAGGGTCAAGCCGGTGTTGCTCCCAAGGATGTTTATGGTAGCCGAGTTTAAAAGAGGAACATATGTCTCCCTCCTTTAATGTATTTGTTGGTTGCCAttaaaatatacaaatgtAAGTAATAAATAGTGTGTAGTAGACATTCCTATAGAGCAGGGTGTCGAGTGAAAAATGTAAGATGTCAATTCAAGTATACATGATCAATGCAAGCTTGGTACGCCTGAAAACACCCAGGGAGGTAATGAACCAGCTTCTACCTTCGTAGGTGATACTGGAAAAGATGTGCGATAACCAATGATAGGATAAAATGCACGTCTATCTTGCTGCGGAGATGATCGATAGGCGCCCTTTTGAATGTGCCAATTGTCATAGTTAGTCGGATTGCCGGGTGACACCCTAAAATTCGCGTTGTGCAGCGCAAATGCAAACAGGGTAAAACCCGCAGGAGGCGATCGCAAGTCAATTGCAAGTGGAAGAGAACGAAGAAACAGGTAGGTTGTCATGCGCTTGGGCTATCGGAGGCGGTGCAGCAAGTTCGAGCATTTGATTTCAAGCAATGTAGCACCTAACAGGGATTCGGGCGGTATAATATTATCCGCGTTGCCGACAGCAAACGTTTTCCGCTCCTGAGTCATAAAAAACTTGACGCCTTTTCTGGCTGCTAGTTCGGAGTCAACAGAGACACATAGGC from Psilocybe cubensis strain MGC-MH-2018 chromosome 7, whole genome shotgun sequence encodes:
- a CDS encoding Protein-lysine N-methyltransferase EFM3: MFYYISFLRPPPVQAAPYGTISIKPQISNDLRTEPFDGEQELFYSWTQEGTRQPRTTKPIKLTTWRLSSAYKDIPLPVPAGVREGDRWRLTLTGQPQAHGHLTPECIDLSSSQVGRVPFPVMSMPVIFHGRGHKGSPKQEMVERTYLVPYVYRDLSSVTEDDPIPAGEKQMAALHIRENTSFDLDKKIWDSGLGLCSWLIELKENPALRADNVELQRLRDSLFSDEPRKILELGAGVGILLAVIATLRSDLTNVKTGTDNLFATDVESAMPLLEENISINDIYYKSNPPKALVLDWDDEELPEAVKTLQNLDAIVMADVTYNTASFPSLCRTLSTLVRMGPKAPTVILSYKVRDDAERDFWKMAVDVGIDFVKIGQRVGAGGAPIEIWSGHVRQV
- a CDS encoding Nuclear pore complex protein Nup85 — protein: MGTDYLNLVPHLVEAGKFQDFVNAGQTLSSVLSPLDNSLAIYATNLNPPTADDGHTLEDEQSLYIASLDNAPSSGRRLFLTDTLQIFTTMRQLKQDATSKVIHWTSDSEILIHIRKLSIDYSNFIESHWVDASTPALPPETSSSQSSSEHFRKLYTCFSLFVCLFLPEPGDERAPVGETLMVWLNTHFIEPSTEEGVQLSALDRPWEDELFWPYLTRAILRGLSKASVFFLGVLEKHPSEKLQTITSTLIPLVESQPSLVDFKAESDFAFAFRRWREKVKALRIDMDRVPEVDRSDGFDNWWDKLSDIVGILEGRHDVIQRICEDMGADWKEVCVAWCTFVDPRMRRDELFEVAASVIADMPPDPTDPEDMLHASLFTANHTETLHHAHQLDSWLSAHLADIMEFIDLIDSTVDEESEISIRDHYVLSYADHLHSDPALWRVTVDYMYSCGEIGQKRADEVLLRVPLKLHQQNSNLMVDSRIRAGDIVGVLKDVNKTCFEYKREHVRRTVCRIAAQTLVSEKDYGLAVSYCTSAEDWRGLARIVDRVLDEYITSGPRKFTQYALAIAPSVQELRLQSAIQGVFVHRLIFAVRYARFHELVDKQEYEDAAADLLAIFIEDVAPTSWWAVVLCDATKLLRYTPVALFPSSGASLLLQKLEEIFVRTSQGASDDYLAVLIRVLGCRGEKEALERLKTVRLALAQYFSRSLVSGLGRG
- a CDS encoding argininosuccinate synthetase, yielding MPANSGRVLLAYSGGLDTSCILAWLIEQGYEVYAFMADVGQEEDFAAAEAKALKVGAKKFFLEDLKREFVTELIYPAVQANCIYENVYLLGTSLARPVIARGMIAVAEREGCDYVSHGCTGKGNDQVRFELAFYGLKPDIKVIAPWRLPDFYNRFPGRQSLLAYAEKSGIPVVQTAAKPWSTDENLFHISYEAGILEDPNVTPPADMWKLTTAPEDAPTQPERIAIEFKAGLPTRVVVPEQAKEYTDAVEIFLALNALGRKHGIGRIDIVENRFIGVKSRGCYESPGATILRAAHVDLEGLTLDRNVRALRDQFTTIEFSRILYNGHFFTPEREFITSSIPASQRTVNGLVKLKLYKGNVVIEGRESSEGLYDEQQSSMDELGGFEPTDTTGFIAIESIRIKKWAQANIRKGQAGVAPKDVYGSRV